In the genome of Patescibacteria group bacterium, one region contains:
- the mreC gene encoding rod shape-determining protein MreC — protein MIYQPRDTKRRSQKRAVSVLIIFAIAAIVGLINWLSPQLFMPATHAAGVPIMYSQAAVENATDTIWGVLKSKRTLLEHNRSLREQLALMEATVLEKNILTEENESLRKLLGRENASTTSIVARIISKPGFSPYDTIIIDAGDQEGVVVGDTVVVNGSVLVGKVATTAAHSSNVVLYSSPEQKVQVLIGPQAVETTAFGKGGGNFEVKLPRNASIKEGDSVVMAEHPEYIFGAITSIQISDADSFEKVLFRSAIDVTETKFVTVEQPIK, from the coding sequence ATGATCTACCAGCCGCGAGATACTAAACGTAGAAGTCAAAAAAGAGCAGTCTCTGTTCTTATCATATTCGCTATTGCTGCTATTGTGGGTCTCATAAATTGGCTTTCTCCACAATTGTTTATGCCGGCAACACATGCTGCAGGTGTTCCTATCATGTACTCCCAAGCAGCTGTAGAAAATGCTACAGATACTATTTGGGGAGTTTTAAAATCAAAACGAACGCTTCTTGAGCACAATCGTTCTTTGCGTGAACAACTAGCTCTCATGGAAGCTACTGTTTTAGAAAAAAATATTTTAACAGAAGAAAACGAATCACTACGAAAGTTACTAGGAAGAGAGAATGCATCCACTACTTCCATCGTAGCTCGAATTATTTCAAAACCAGGTTTTTCTCCTTATGACACTATTATAATTGATGCTGGAGATCAGGAGGGAGTTGTTGTTGGAGATACTGTTGTTGTTAACGGTTCAGTGCTTGTAGGCAAAGTTGCCACTACAGCTGCTCATAGTTCTAATGTTGTCCTGTATTCATCACCTGAACAGAAAGTTCAAGTGCTTATTGGTCCACAGGCCGTAGAGACCACTGCATTTGGAAAAGGAGGAGGGAATTTTGAAGTGAAATTACCTCGCAACGCCTCAATCAAAGAAGGAGACAGTGTTGTTATGGCAGAACATCCTGAATATATATTTGGAGCAATTACTTCAATTCAAATTTCAGATGCAGACTCATTTGAAAAAGTTCTCTTTAGAAGTGCTATTGATGTGACAGAAACAAAATTTGTGACTGTAGAGCAACCTATCAAATAG
- a CDS encoding penicillin-binding transpeptidase domain-containing protein produces the protein MVRFKDIKKIFSRKRTFNNVDIAPDEILIDASNLPEFDQHQFEGRIEKPISPRIIIFLGFIFLAVGGVFTYKAWSLQIANGAEFAERSENNSLRHTLVFSDRGVIYDRNKTLLAWNIKNPEDDDFSFRRYATTTGLSNLIGYIKYPSKDTSGFYYREDYLGMDGIEKFYNEKLKGTNGLKITETDVHRTVISQSVLNPPETGGDVVLSIDSRIQSKMYDVIAQVAQERGFTGGAGAMMDVRTGEIIASVTYPEYNSQVLTDGTDREKIQHYFTDKSTPVLDRVSSGLYTPGSIVKPFMSIAALSEKVITPEKVIYTTGSISLKNPYNPDITYVFRDWKNHGPVDMRKAIEQSSDVYFYEVGGGYQDQKGMGILNIEKYSRMFGFGRPVGSDFFGNKAGTIPSPDWKKATFDGEEWTVGNTYHSVIGQYGFQVTPLQVVRSVAAIANYGTLVKPTIISGDTTMMDETEKINLPRSYFNVAHEGMRQAAVQGSAQALNVSYVKFGAKTGTAELGVKKDFVNSWVTGFFPYENPKYSFVVLMERGPVKNLVGASSVSRQIFDWMNVNTPEYFAN, from the coding sequence ATGGTTAGGTTTAAGGACATTAAAAAAATATTCTCACGAAAAAGAACGTTTAATAATGTTGATATTGCTCCAGATGAGATTCTTATTGATGCATCAAATCTCCCAGAATTTGATCAACATCAATTTGAAGGTCGAATTGAAAAACCGATTTCGCCGCGGATTATTATATTTCTCGGATTTATTTTTTTAGCAGTTGGTGGGGTATTCACATATAAGGCTTGGTCACTTCAAATTGCTAATGGTGCAGAGTTTGCTGAGCGTAGTGAAAACAACAGCTTGCGTCATACTCTCGTATTTTCTGATCGAGGGGTTATTTATGATCGCAATAAAACACTCTTGGCTTGGAATATTAAAAATCCTGAAGATGATGATTTCTCATTTAGAAGGTATGCAACAACAACAGGTCTTTCAAATTTGATTGGATACATTAAATATCCGTCAAAAGACACCTCGGGTTTTTACTATCGAGAAGATTATCTCGGTATGGACGGAATCGAAAAGTTTTACAACGAAAAATTGAAGGGAACTAATGGTTTGAAAATTACCGAAACAGATGTTCACCGTACGGTGATTTCTCAGAGTGTATTGAATCCGCCAGAAACTGGAGGTGATGTTGTACTTTCAATAGATTCACGAATCCAGTCAAAGATGTATGACGTTATTGCACAAGTTGCACAGGAGCGTGGATTTACAGGAGGAGCTGGGGCAATGATGGATGTTCGTACAGGGGAAATAATTGCTTCGGTTACATATCCAGAGTACAACTCTCAAGTACTCACCGATGGAACTGACCGTGAAAAAATCCAGCATTACTTTACCGATAAAAGCACTCCTGTGCTCGATCGTGTTTCTTCTGGGTTGTATACACCTGGTTCTATTGTAAAGCCATTTATGTCTATTGCAGCGCTTAGTGAAAAGGTTATTACACCTGAAAAAGTGATTTATACAACAGGATCTATTTCACTTAAGAATCCATACAATCCAGATATTACCTATGTATTTCGTGATTGGAAAAATCATGGACCTGTAGATATGCGTAAAGCAATTGAACAATCTTCAGATGTGTATTTTTATGAGGTGGGTGGTGGATATCAAGATCAAAAGGGAATGGGGATTTTAAATATAGAAAAATATTCTCGAATGTTTGGTTTTGGTCGCCCTGTAGGGTCAGACTTTTTTGGAAATAAAGCAGGAACAATTCCTAGTCCGGATTGGAAAAAAGCAACGTTTGATGGAGAAGAATGGACTGTGGGAAATACCTATCACTCGGTGATTGGTCAATATGGTTTTCAGGTAACGCCACTTCAGGTGGTGCGATCTGTAGCTGCTATCGCAAATTATGGAACGCTCGTTAAGCCAACTATTATTTCTGGAGACACAACAATGATGGATGAAACTGAAAAGATCAATTTACCGCGGTCATATTTTAATGTGGCACATGAAGGAATGCGTCAGGCAGCTGTACAAGGCAGTGCACAGGCTCTCAATGTGTCATATGTGAAATTTGGAGCTAAGACTGGTACAGCAGAGCTTGGTGTAAAGAAGGATTTTGTAAACTCATGGGTAACAGGGTTTTTTCCTTATGAAAATCCCAAGTATTCGTTTGTTGTACTAATGGAGCGTGGACCGGTAAAAAACCTAGTAGGAGCTTCATCCGTTAGCCGACAGATCTTTGATTGGATGAATGTTAATACGCCAGAATACTTTGCAAATTAA
- the greA gene encoding transcription elongation factor GreA, with protein sequence MKTDTTQYLTKEKHEELKKELEQLRTVGRREVAEELEYSKQLGDLSENAEYHQARERQAILEERISKLDGLLKSASIVDAHHTEAVNVGSEVELQKEGKKETVKYTIVGSEEADMSKFKLSVASPLGQALRGKKKGETFVLQTPGGKVSYKVVNIA encoded by the coding sequence ATGAAAACTGATACAACACAGTACCTTACAAAAGAAAAACATGAAGAGCTTAAGAAAGAGCTCGAGCAACTTCGAACTGTAGGACGCCGTGAAGTAGCTGAAGAATTGGAATACTCAAAACAGTTGGGAGATCTTTCAGAAAATGCAGAATATCATCAGGCACGAGAACGACAAGCTATTTTGGAAGAACGAATTAGTAAACTTGATGGACTCCTAAAGTCTGCATCTATTGTTGATGCTCATCATACAGAAGCCGTAAACGTGGGATCAGAAGTTGAGCTTCAGAAAGAAGGAAAAAAAGAAACAGTAAAATATACTATTGTAGGATCAGAAGAAGCAGACATGTCAAAGTTTAAACTTTCAGTTGCGTCTCCACTAGGACAAGCACTTCGGGGTAAAAAGAAAGGTGAAACATTTGTATTACAAACTCCTGGAGGAAAAGTGAGTTATAAAGTTGTTAATATTGCGTAA
- the lysS gene encoding lysine--tRNA ligase — protein sequence MASLEELREARLQKLELLKKEGINPYPAKTKRDHSIDHVISSFENLEKEQTTITLAGRVMSIRAQGGLVFFNLFDGTAKFQGLLKQEEVDAKIYDLFNAAVDIGDFVEVTGTVFVTKRGEKTLSVKSWAMLSKTMLPLPEKWHGLQDNDEKLRKRYLDILFNPELKDLIEKKAKFWQSMRNFLITEGFLEVETPIIENTTGGADARPFATHHNALDIDVYLRISAGELWQKRLMVAGFPKVFEIGRVFRNEGMSPEHAQDYTQMEFYWGYADYEKGMDLVERMYKYVAQETFGKLQFKIGEFDVDLNKTWERFDYAETIKKFTEIDISQATLQEIEEKLRALEIKFDTNGWNFSRAVDILWKYCRKQISGPGFLVNVPKFLSPLAKSHEGNTNVVQQFQPLIAGSELGKGYSELNDPIDQAERFLEQEKLRLDGDEEAQMNDTDFVEALEHGMPPTCGFGISERLFSYLANKPIRETQIFPLMKPLQEGGAKKKEAKVAVALINKGANLVGWQEKNAIAHLTAAFGARRGKELFKFNSVATSDDQKINLNIQHAILIKDADSSDALYNVSHVAKSQGLEVSEFTREMLETTNDKKVAENTKSKPVKDIEFLGVLVFGYKSEVDELTKQFKLSE from the coding sequence ATGGCATCACTAGAAGAATTACGTGAAGCTCGGCTTCAAAAGCTAGAGCTTCTTAAAAAAGAGGGCATTAATCCATATCCTGCAAAAACAAAGCGTGATCATTCTATAGATCATGTTATTAGTAGTTTTGAAAATTTAGAGAAAGAACAAACAACTATCACACTCGCAGGACGAGTAATGTCTATTCGAGCGCAAGGTGGATTGGTTTTCTTTAACTTATTTGACGGTACTGCAAAATTTCAAGGCTTACTAAAACAAGAAGAAGTAGATGCAAAAATCTATGATCTTTTTAATGCTGCAGTAGATATTGGAGACTTTGTAGAAGTAACCGGAACAGTATTTGTAACTAAGCGTGGAGAAAAAACACTCAGTGTTAAATCATGGGCAATGCTTTCAAAAACTATGTTGCCACTTCCAGAAAAATGGCATGGTCTACAGGATAATGATGAAAAGCTTCGTAAGCGATATTTAGATATTCTGTTTAATCCTGAACTTAAAGATCTTATAGAAAAGAAAGCAAAGTTTTGGCAATCAATGAGAAACTTTTTAATTACTGAAGGTTTCTTAGAAGTTGAAACTCCAATTATAGAAAATACTACTGGAGGTGCAGATGCTCGACCTTTTGCTACTCACCACAATGCTTTAGATATTGATGTATATCTTAGAATTTCAGCTGGTGAATTATGGCAAAAGAGATTAATGGTTGCTGGTTTTCCAAAAGTTTTTGAAATAGGACGAGTATTCCGAAATGAAGGAATGTCGCCAGAGCATGCTCAGGATTATACTCAGATGGAATTTTACTGGGGCTATGCTGATTATGAAAAAGGCATGGATTTAGTAGAGCGAATGTACAAGTATGTAGCTCAGGAGACGTTTGGCAAACTTCAATTTAAAATTGGAGAATTTGATGTCGATTTAAACAAAACATGGGAACGATTTGATTATGCAGAAACTATTAAGAAATTTACTGAAATAGATATTTCACAGGCTACTCTTCAAGAGATTGAAGAAAAATTAAGAGCACTTGAAATTAAATTTGATACTAATGGTTGGAACTTTTCTCGTGCAGTAGATATCCTTTGGAAATATTGTCGAAAGCAAATTAGTGGTCCTGGATTTCTAGTTAATGTACCAAAGTTTCTTTCACCACTTGCTAAGTCACATGAGGGAAATACAAATGTTGTACAGCAATTCCAGCCCCTCATTGCAGGTAGTGAGCTTGGGAAGGGTTATAGTGAGCTTAATGACCCAATAGATCAAGCAGAACGATTTTTGGAGCAAGAGAAGCTACGTTTAGATGGTGATGAAGAAGCACAAATGAATGATACCGACTTTGTTGAGGCTCTTGAGCATGGTATGCCTCCTACATGTGGGTTCGGAATTAGTGAGCGGTTATTCTCATATCTTGCAAATAAGCCTATTCGAGAAACTCAGATTTTCCCATTGATGAAACCACTTCAAGAAGGTGGAGCAAAAAAGAAAGAAGCAAAAGTTGCGGTAGCTCTTATTAATAAGGGAGCAAACCTTGTAGGCTGGCAGGAAAAAAATGCTATAGCTCATCTTACTGCAGCATTTGGCGCACGAAGAGGAAAAGAACTATTTAAATTTAATTCTGTAGCAACTTCGGATGATCAAAAGATTAATTTAAATATTCAGCATGCTATCTTAATTAAAGATGCAGACTCATCTGATGCATTGTATAATGTATCTCACGTAGCAAAATCACAGGGACTCGAAGTTTCTGAATTTACCCGTGAAATGCTTGAGACAACCAACGATAAAAAGGTTGCTGAAAATACAAAGTCGAAACCTGTAAAAGATATAGAATTCCTTGGAGTTCTTGTCTTTGGGTATAAATCAGAAGTTGACGAATTAACAAAACAGTTTAAACTTTCAGAATAA
- the mraZ gene encoding division/cell wall cluster transcriptional repressor MraZ, with the protein MLIGEYTHSIDDKNRMSLPAKFRKEVGKKVVLTHGLDNCLFIYPLKEWEKIAEKLSGLSMGQADTRGFNRFMLAGAAEVDVDAVGRMLIPEHLANFAKLEGKVVCAGVHNRIELWNETTWMDYKKRISAQADQLAEKLGEIGVL; encoded by the coding sequence ATGTTAATTGGCGAATATACACACTCAATAGACGATAAGAACAGAATGTCTTTGCCAGCAAAATTCCGAAAGGAAGTTGGTAAGAAAGTCGTTCTAACTCATGGTCTAGATAATTGTTTATTCATTTACCCACTAAAGGAATGGGAGAAGATTGCAGAGAAACTCTCTGGATTGAGTATGGGACAAGCAGATACTCGAGGGTTCAACCGATTTATGCTTGCAGGTGCAGCAGAAGTTGATGTTGATGCAGTTGGACGAATGCTTATCCCAGAGCATCTTGCCAATTTTGCAAAGCTTGAAGGAAAAGTAGTATGTGCTGGTGTGCATAACCGAATCGAATTATGGAACGAAACGACATGGATGGATTACAAGAAGAGAATTTCAGCACAAGCCGACCAACTAGCCGAAAAGCTCGGGGAGATCGGAGTATTGTAA
- the rsmH gene encoding 16S rRNA (cytosine(1402)-N(4))-methyltransferase RsmH, whose amino-acid sequence MERNDMDGLQEENFSTSRPTSRKARGDRSIVSAPFGHISVLLHEAIDGLDLKSGDILLDGTLGSGGHTEGVVKRHGDSIKIIALDADEDALARSKKRLAEYKKSDITFVQENFRNLDKVLDTLKIEHVTKVLLDIGLSSNQFEESGRGFSFQKDEPLAMTFKKNPSEEDVTARVIVNEWSEETLNLILKGYGEEQFAYKIAKAIVATREEYPIETTGELVAIIDAVVPGWYKHRKMHFATKTFQALRIAANDELKALEEGIKKAFDKLEKNGRLAVISFHSLEDRIVKQFFKQKQTEGTAILLTKKPIIPSDEELEVNRRARSAKLRILVKQ is encoded by the coding sequence ATGGAACGAAACGACATGGATGGATTACAAGAAGAGAATTTCAGCACAAGCCGACCAACTAGCCGAAAAGCTCGGGGAGATCGGAGTATTGTAAGTGCGCCATTTGGCCACATAAGTGTTCTTTTACATGAAGCAATAGATGGTTTGGACTTAAAGTCAGGCGATATCCTGCTTGATGGAACGCTCGGAAGCGGGGGACACACTGAAGGAGTGGTCAAACGACATGGAGATTCTATTAAGATAATCGCACTTGATGCAGATGAAGATGCTTTAGCTCGATCTAAAAAAAGATTGGCTGAGTATAAAAAATCTGACATTACCTTTGTTCAAGAGAATTTTAGAAATTTAGATAAAGTTCTAGATACTCTAAAAATAGAGCATGTTACTAAAGTGCTCTTGGATATCGGACTGAGTTCAAACCAATTTGAAGAGTCAGGAAGAGGATTCTCCTTCCAGAAAGATGAGCCTCTAGCTATGACTTTCAAAAAGAATCCATCTGAAGAAGATGTTACCGCACGAGTAATCGTCAATGAATGGAGTGAAGAAACACTCAATCTCATTTTGAAAGGCTATGGAGAAGAGCAGTTTGCCTACAAGATCGCAAAAGCGATTGTAGCAACACGCGAAGAATATCCCATAGAAACAACAGGAGAACTTGTAGCAATTATAGATGCTGTTGTGCCAGGGTGGTACAAGCACCGCAAAATGCATTTTGCAACAAAGACATTTCAAGCATTGCGAATTGCAGCAAATGATGAACTTAAGGCTTTGGAAGAGGGAATTAAAAAAGCCTTCGATAAATTGGAAAAAAATGGCAGATTAGCAGTCATATCATTCCATAGTTTAGAGGATCGCATCGTAAAACAATTTTTTAAACAGAAACAAACTGAAGGTACGGCAATTCTTTTAACAAAAAAGCCAATTATACCCAGTGATGAAGAATTAGAAGTAAATAGAAGGGCACGTAGCGCAAAATTAAGAATATTAGTTAAACAGTAA
- a CDS encoding penicillin-binding protein 2 — translation MSSNVTRIRLISIAVIIFAGMLVTKLYYVQIVSGDTFSERADRQYTRPVGGVFNRGTVFFQAKDGTLMAAASLKTGYTVAVNPKLLKKPDEVYEKINKLLPLEKELFITKATKLNDPYEEIAKRIEPDVAVSIDNLNIPGVNIYKEKWRYYPGENLASQVLGFVGFKGDSLGGRYGLENQYESVLKRTDENVYVNFFAEIFSDIHKTFTDTGTIEGDITSTIEPNVQTFVEKELKELNEKFNSKLTGGIVIDPNTGEIVSMAAYPSYNPNSFQTEKNVGVFTNPMVQNVYEMGSIVKPLTVAAGIDSGAITADTTYYDAGFLTMNGKTIYNYDKKGRGTVDMQQVLNKSLNTGVSFIVKKMGNKKFSQYMLDFGLGERTGIDLPNESKGLVENLKSTRDIEHATASFGQGIAMSPIAITRALSTLANGGKLITPHVVKKIDYKVGFSKEITYPEGKQVLKPETSKEISRMLTEVVDKALLEGKVKMDNYSIAAKTGTAQIANGGSRGYTDEKYLHSFFGYFPATNPKFLVFLYTVEPQGVEYASNSLTEPFVDITKYLINYYEVPPDR, via the coding sequence ATGAGCTCCAACGTAACAAGAATTCGACTTATTTCTATTGCAGTAATTATTTTTGCTGGAATGCTTGTTACAAAACTATATTATGTTCAAATCGTATCAGGTGATACGTTTTCAGAGCGTGCAGATCGACAATATACTCGTCCAGTTGGAGGGGTTTTTAATCGTGGAACAGTTTTCTTCCAAGCAAAAGATGGAACACTTATGGCAGCAGCGTCACTTAAGACTGGATACACTGTTGCAGTAAATCCAAAGCTTTTAAAAAAGCCAGATGAAGTATATGAAAAAATAAATAAACTTTTACCACTTGAAAAAGAACTTTTTATTACTAAAGCTACAAAGTTGAATGATCCTTATGAAGAAATTGCAAAGAGAATAGAACCTGATGTTGCTGTTTCTATAGATAATTTAAATATCCCAGGTGTAAATATTTATAAAGAAAAATGGAGATACTATCCGGGTGAAAATTTGGCATCACAAGTCTTAGGCTTCGTGGGTTTTAAAGGTGATTCACTCGGTGGACGATACGGTCTTGAAAATCAGTATGAAAGTGTACTAAAGCGAACTGATGAAAATGTGTATGTAAACTTTTTTGCTGAAATCTTTTCAGATATTCATAAAACCTTTACTGATACAGGTACAATAGAAGGAGATATTACATCAACTATAGAACCAAATGTTCAAACTTTCGTTGAAAAAGAATTGAAAGAACTAAATGAGAAGTTCAACTCAAAGCTTACTGGGGGAATCGTGATAGACCCAAATACTGGCGAGATAGTTTCAATGGCTGCATATCCTAGCTACAATCCAAATTCATTCCAAACCGAAAAGAATGTAGGTGTGTTTACAAACCCAATGGTACAAAATGTGTACGAAATGGGTTCTATTGTAAAACCTCTCACCGTAGCTGCGGGAATCGATTCAGGTGCTATTACTGCAGATACTACCTATTATGATGCAGGTTTTCTAACTATGAATGGTAAGACTATTTATAACTACGATAAAAAAGGAAGAGGTACGGTAGACATGCAGCAAGTGCTCAATAAGTCTCTCAACACTGGTGTATCGTTTATAGTTAAAAAAATGGGGAATAAAAAGTTCTCACAGTATATGCTTGATTTTGGTTTGGGCGAGAGAACAGGAATAGATTTACCAAACGAATCAAAAGGATTGGTTGAAAACCTAAAGAGTACTCGAGATATCGAACATGCCACTGCGTCATTCGGGCAAGGTATTGCTATGAGCCCAATTGCTATTACACGCGCACTTTCAACCTTAGCAAACGGAGGAAAATTAATTACTCCCCATGTTGTAAAAAAGATTGATTACAAAGTGGGTTTTTCAAAAGAGATTACGTATCCTGAAGGTAAACAAGTGTTAAAGCCTGAAACATCAAAAGAAATATCTCGTATGCTTACCGAAGTCGTAGACAAAGCTTTGCTTGAAGGTAAAGTAAAAATGGATAATTATTCTATTGCTGCAAAAACCGGAACTGCTCAAATCGCAAACGGAGGAAGTAGAGGATATACCGATGAGAAATATCTCCACTCATTCTTTGGATATTTCCCAGCAACTAATCCCAAATTTTTAGTTTTCTTGTATACTGTAGAGCCTCAGGGTGTGGAATATGCCTCAAACTCTCTGACTGAGCCGTTTGTGGATATTACTAAATACTTGATAAACTATTACGAAGTACCACCAGACAGATAA
- the murF gene encoding UDP-N-acetylmuramoyl-tripeptide--D-alanyl-D-alanine ligase encodes MKTLFKKAVISILSWEARMVLKKYKPKIVGVTGSVGKTSTKDAIYTVLSAKFKTRKSQKSFNSEFGVPLTILGLPNGWNNPFIWLLNIIEGFLFFVLPFKYPEWLVLEIGADMPGDIKKITEWVKPDVSVITRFGDVPVHVEFFPSIEDLINEKGHLARALKPDGTLILNNDDKRVIAFGESDLHKKITYGREFGAQVHATDERIAYKKYENSELEFPEGINFKINHAGTSIPAYVHETLGYQHMYPILAATAVGISQGMNLVEISEALENHQSPKGRMRLIAGNRDTLIVDDTYNSSPVAAHAALEALTELKLAGRKIAVLGDMMELGDYSIDEHKKIGEAAAKTVDLFVAVGIRMRGAAEAALDAQMDEMSVMQFDTSVEAAQFLEKIIKPGDIVLIKGSQSMRMERAVEEIMRHPEHAEDLLVRQDKQWIAKK; translated from the coding sequence ATGAAAACGTTATTTAAGAAAGCAGTTATTTCTATTCTTAGTTGGGAGGCTCGGATGGTTTTGAAGAAATATAAACCAAAGATTGTAGGAGTAACCGGATCAGTTGGAAAGACTTCTACAAAAGATGCTATTTACACAGTCCTTTCAGCAAAATTTAAAACTCGAAAAAGTCAGAAAAGCTTTAATAGCGAATTTGGAGTGCCGCTTACAATTTTAGGATTGCCAAATGGTTGGAATAATCCTTTTATTTGGTTGCTAAATATTATAGAGGGATTTTTGTTTTTTGTTTTGCCATTTAAATATCCCGAGTGGCTCGTACTTGAGATTGGAGCTGACATGCCTGGTGATATTAAGAAAATTACTGAATGGGTAAAACCTGATGTTTCTGTTATTACTCGTTTTGGAGATGTTCCTGTGCATGTGGAATTTTTCCCATCTATTGAAGATCTCATAAATGAAAAGGGGCATCTTGCACGAGCATTAAAGCCAGATGGAACTCTTATTTTAAATAATGATGACAAGCGTGTTATTGCTTTTGGTGAAAGTGATCTCCATAAAAAAATTACCTATGGTAGAGAATTTGGTGCACAGGTACATGCAACAGATGAACGAATTGCTTACAAGAAATATGAAAATTCAGAATTAGAATTTCCAGAGGGAATTAATTTTAAGATTAATCATGCAGGCACAAGCATACCGGCATATGTGCATGAGACACTGGGATATCAGCACATGTATCCCATCTTAGCAGCAACTGCTGTGGGTATTTCACAAGGGATGAATCTTGTTGAAATTTCAGAAGCACTAGAAAATCATCAGTCACCAAAAGGACGAATGCGGCTTATTGCAGGAAACAGAGATACTCTTATTGTAGACGATACCTACAACTCTTCTCCTGTGGCTGCTCATGCTGCACTTGAAGCACTTACTGAACTTAAACTTGCTGGAAGAAAAATCGCTGTTCTTGGAGACATGATGGAGCTTGGTGATTATTCAATTGATGAACATAAAAAGATAGGGGAAGCAGCTGCAAAGACTGTTGATTTGTTTGTGGCTGTGGGTATTCGAATGCGAGGTGCTGCAGAGGCTGCGCTTGATGCACAGATGGATGAAATGAGTGTTATGCAGTTTGATACATCAGTTGAAGCCGCACAGTTCTTAGAGAAAATAATTAAGCCCGGAGATATTGTGCTTATTAAAGGCTCTCAGTCTATGCGTATGGAACGAGCAGTAGAAGAAATCATGAGACATCCAGAACATGCAGAAGATCTCTTAGTACGCCAGGATAAACAGTGGATTGCTAAAAAGTAG
- a CDS encoding GAF domain-containing sensor histidine kinase, which produces MPDKSPTEKQREMRDKIVGDQKRLGAVEQTTLVNSIEEESFDRLTRLASKLLKTPVSFVTLLEKDRDFVKSHYGLPQPISESREITAHPSFCQHIITHREPLIIEDARTSEIFKDFPSVKHMGVVAYAGMPLITPEGYALGTCCVLDFKKRSWTDDEIEILSELTKSVLTEIELRKLTVKLEKETATKDEFISIAAHELKTPLTSLKMFSQLLHKKMIMEKEERFIPEVKKIDGQVTKIHSLISQLFDTSSMQRSNISLQKNDVIINELIEKTVEEFVGDTSEGKPPIIFTTQALFTVCVDQDRITQVVRNLLSNAFKYAPHSQKIDITIEEIDSRIKVSVKDYGPGISEVESKKIFDRFYQVKNPNDHVPVGLGLGLYICATIIQAHGGVLGVESELGKGSTFYFTLPK; this is translated from the coding sequence ATGCCTGATAAGTCTCCTACAGAAAAACAGCGAGAAATGAGAGATAAGATAGTCGGAGATCAAAAGCGCCTAGGTGCTGTTGAGCAAACGACCCTTGTTAATTCCATCGAGGAAGAGTCATTCGATCGTCTCACACGCCTTGCTTCAAAGCTATTAAAGACTCCTGTCTCATTTGTTACGCTTCTCGAAAAAGATCGTGATTTTGTGAAGAGTCATTATGGTCTGCCTCAGCCTATTTCAGAAAGCCGAGAAATTACTGCTCATCCTTCTTTTTGCCAACATATAATCACTCATCGTGAGCCTCTTATTATTGAAGATGCTCGTACTTCTGAAATATTTAAAGATTTTCCATCTGTTAAACACATGGGTGTTGTGGCATATGCGGGAATGCCACTTATCACTCCTGAAGGGTATGCACTAGGTACATGCTGTGTTCTTGATTTCAAAAAACGAAGTTGGACCGATGATGAAATTGAAATTCTCTCCGAGCTCACTAAATCAGTTTTAACTGAAATAGAATTGCGTAAACTTACTGTGAAACTTGAGAAAGAGACCGCTACAAAAGATGAATTCATTTCTATTGCTGCTCATGAGTTGAAGACACCTTTAACCAGTCTTAAAATGTTTTCTCAACTTTTACATAAAAAGATGATTATGGAGAAAGAAGAGCGTTTTATACCTGAGGTCAAAAAAATTGATGGGCAAGTCACAAAGATTCATAGTCTCATTTCACAGCTTTTTGATACAAGCTCAATGCAGAGAAGCAACATTTCCCTGCAAAAAAATGATGTAATTATTAATGAACTTATTGAAAAGACCGTAGAAGAATTTGTTGGCGATACATCAGAAGGGAAGCCCCCAATTATATTCACTACACAAGCTCTCTTTACCGTTTGCGTTGATCAAGATCGAATTACTCAGGTAGTAAGAAATTTACTTTCAAACGCGTTTAAGTATGCGCCGCATTCACAAAAAATTGATATTACTATTGAAGAAATAGATTCTCGTATAAAAGTATCTGTAAAAGATTATGGTCCAGGTATTTCAGAAGTTGAATCAAAAAAGATTTTTGATCGATTTTATCAAGTAAAAAATCCTAATGATCATGTGCCTGTCGGATTAGGACTTGGATTGTATATTTGTGCAACGATTATTCAGGCGCATGGTGGTGTACTTGGTGTGGAAAGTGAGTTGGGTAAAGGTTCTACCTTTTATTTTACACTGCCAAAATAG